The following is a genomic window from Geminicoccaceae bacterium.
ATCGCTTTTCGGGGAGGAACGGGCGAATGGATTTCGAGAGCTTCTTCGCGGCGGGGACACCGGCCGCGGCACCGCGCTGGTCGGGTTTCCCGCGCTACAACTTTACCGGTGGCCATAATGCCGCCGAGGCCGTGCCCGTGGAGTGGCTGGCGCAGGCCGCTGCCGATTCCATTCGCGAGGAAGGGCACAAGCTCGCGACCTACAACATGGACACCGGTCCGCTCGGTCATCGCGGCCTGCGCGATTTCGTCGCCGGCAAGCTCCGCCACCAGCGCGGGATTGCGGCGACTGCCGACGATGTCCTGGTGACCACGGGTTCGCTGCAGGGGCTGGACCTGGTCAATGCGCTGCTGCTCGATCCCGGCGACGTCGTGATCATGGAGGAGTTCAGCTATTCGGGTGCCATCAACAAGGTGCGCAAGTGCGGCGGCGAGGTCGTGGGCGTACCGCTGGATGGCGACGGGGTGCCGCCGGAGGCTCTCGCCGAGGCCATCGACCGGATACGGGCCGATGGCAAGCGACTGAAGTATGTCTACCTGATGCCAACCATCCAGAACCCGACAGGTTCCGTGATGCCGGAACAACGTCGCAGCGAGATCATCTCCATCTGCAACAAGGCCGGCGCTTTGCTGGTCGAGGACGAATGCTACGCCGACCTGGTGTGGGAAGGCGAATGGCCGACGAGCTTGCGGGGAATGCCCGGTGGCGAAGACGTGATCCACATCGGGTCATTCTCCAAGTCGATCGCACCGGCCCTGCGCCTGGGCTACATCAACGCGCCGCAGGCGGTGCTCTCGCGTCTCGTGGCCCTCAAGGGCGATGGCGGAACGCCCGCCCTGTCGCAGATGGTGGTGGCGCGCATGGCCGACCGCTTCGACGATCACGTGCGTGCGCTCAAGCAGCGGCTCTCGGCCAAGCTCGCGCTGATGCGCGAGACCGTGGCGCGCGAGTTCGGCACGGCGGCGGAAACGGCCGATCCCAAGGGGGGGATTTTCCTCTGGCTGCAACTGCCACCCGAAGTGGATACATCCCAGTTGGCGATGGCCGCAGCAGCAGCGGGTGTTGCCATCAATCCCGGTGCTGAATGGTCGGTCGATCCTCAATCTGGAATCCACAGCCTGAGGCTGTGTTTCGCCCATGCCGGTGAGGACGAGATCCGCGAGGGGGTCACCGAGCTGGCACGGATATGCCACCGAGATTTCGGCATTCCCCGGCATGGAGCGAACCGCACCCGCTAGGAGACGGGACCATGTCCGAAGCCGGCCGTCCTGTCAGCCGGCTTCGGCCTGGGCCATGCGCGCGCGGAGCCTTTCCACCGCCGGCCGGTGTTCAATGCGCCTGATGTAATCGCCGACCCTGCCGTCCGGCAGGTCGAACTTCGCCATGCGCGCCCAGCTGGCGGCATGACCCATAAGCACGTCCGGAATGGTGAAGGTCTCGCCCATGAGATAGGGGCCTTCGCCTAGCATCTGCCCGAGGGTATCCATCGCCCGGTCGAATTCCCATTTGAGCACGGGTTTCAGCGCGGCAACGCGCTTGTCCTCGGGAAGGATGAAGCTGTGCTTGCCGGCGTTCCACAGCGCACCTTCGATGTTGTCGACGATGAACTGGGTGAAGCCGTCCTGACGGGCACGCTCGATGGTGCCGGCGGGAAAGGTGAGTTGCCCGGCCCGGTCGGCGAGGAACTGGCATATGGCCACCGATTCCAGCAGCACCGTGCCATCGACGAGCAGGGCTGGAACCTTGCCCGACGGATTGACGGCGCAAATCGCCTCGCTGTGCGGTCGGGCGGGGACGAGTTCGTAGTCGAGGCCAAGCTCCTCGAGCACCCACATCACCCGGAGCGTACGCGCCTGCGGCATTCCGATCAGCTTCAGCATGAGCCTCCTCCCTAGAGTCTTCCCGATCAGGTGAAATCGGGAAGACAGCTCTATCTGTTTGTTTCAACGCATTTCCTGATCGTTCAGGCTACTCTGCCTGAACGGGAAAAGCTCTGGTCCGCCCATGACTTCCCCTGTTGGCAATCATGAGCGCATGCAGTTTTCTGCCTGCAAGGTAAAAACACTCCGGACAGTCTTTCTTCAAGAGCATTTCGACCCGCCCGTGGCACTGCCCCCGGGGCGGTGCCCTGGCTATCGGGCGTGAACAGGAAGGGCGGCGGGGTGGCCGGCGATCCGTTCCTCGTCCGGCTCGGCCGCGCGACGGCTCTGGATGAAATCGGTCATGAGCCGGCGGGTATCGCCGACATCGAACAGGACCAGGCCATGGCGATCGCTGTCGATCCAGTGCAACTGGCTGTCCCGTGACGCCAGCCGCTCCCGGTAGAGCTCCGCGCTCTTCGGATCGACGACCGGATCGTGCGTTCCCTGGATGATCAGTGCCGGAACCTTCACCTTTCGTGCCTCGCGATAGGCCTCGCGAATGACATTGCGCAGCTCGATGAGGCTTCGCACGGGAATGTTCTGGTAATTGATCCCGGGCTGGGCGGTATCGGAGGCGATGAAGGGCATCACTCCCTCCATCGACGCGGCCCAGGTGCTCAGCTGGTTGACGCCATGCAGGGCAGGGGCAAGGTGAAGAGTCTTCTGGCGCAGGCGCAGCGGGGCGGCAACCGAGATGACTCCTTCGAGTCCGCACGGTTCCTCGGCGGCGATGCGAAGGGCGATGGCTCCACCCATGGAGAATCCGGCCAGAACGAAATGGTCGACATGCCCGCTGACGATCCTGATGGCCTGGCGCACCGAATGCAGCCATTCACCGTAGTGACGGCTCTTGAGGTCGTGCGGCGAGGTTCCATGGCCGCGCAGGCGGGCGCCGACGACCACATGGCCAGCGGCCGCCAGTTTCCTGCCGTAATCGACGAGTTCGGCCGGGGAGGAGAGGAATCCGTGGATCAGCACCACGCCGGTCGGATGCGGGCTCTCGGGCCTGAGCAGATAGGGTGCCGCGTTGGCGGTGGCCGTCTCGGCATCGTTGATCTCGGCATAGCGCGGCTTGGCGAATCGCCGCTTCGACCATTCGAACGCCCGGATCTCGTCGTCGAGGATGATGTCGGCCATTTCGGTGCGGTTCGGTATCGGCAGGTTTCTCGCGGCGTCCTTGATGATCGCGCAGACCTTGTCGATGGGCGCCAGTTCGTTGGCATAGACGCGTACCGCATGGCTCAACCGCACGGGCGCATCGGGATCGAGTTCCCGCATGCGCGGGAGGATATGCAGGGTATCGTCGTCGATGCGGATCAGGTCGTTGACCCTGGCCGAATCGATCAGGCGTTCGAGATCGCGCGCACCGCCGGTCATGATGTTCTCGTAGGCCTCGGGGTCGAGCAGGCCGCGGTGCAGCGCCACGTCGGGCATCGTCTGCGCCTGTTTGATGATCGAATGGAGCATCTGGCGGAAGCTTGGCAAACCGATCTCGGTTCGGCCCTCATCGAGCAGGGCGTAAAGCATGGTGGAGGCGAGGTGGGCCATGTTGACCGTGGTGTGCCGGTACATCTCGATCATGCAGTGATCGCGCAGCCGGCGGATGTTGTGATGGACCAGCGTCGAGGCGAGCCGGTCGATCAGCTTGTTCGGGCTGGCGTTGATATCGAACAGGTGGTCAAGGCTCTCGATCTGGCTGAAACTCCAGGCCAGAAGCTGTCGTTCCCACCATGACCAGCGGATGTCGGGTGAAACAGCTTCTGCGAGTCGGATGTCCATGTCTGTATCGCGAAGGAGGATATTGCCCTCGATGAGCAATTCCTCCTTGACGTTGAGCGCCAGTCCCCGGAACAGCAGGTTCGCTCCACGGGTGAGGATGTTCTCGTCTGCGCGGATGGGATGGAAGGTTATGTTGGCCGGCACGATGCGGGTGGGTCTTGATGCGCGGGCGACCAGTACCTCGACCGACTCGAGCCGCAGGGCATCGGCCCAGCGCTGCAGCCGTTCGTTCTCGCCCTGCCGGCTGACCGAGCGGATGCGCTCCTTGAAGATCTCCAGCACGAGGGCGACCGCGGCTGCACCCGTGTGATGCTTGCGTTCCTCGCCGGTGGATGGCGAGACGATGCGCAGTTCGCCGTCGTCGGCACGCACCCGGCGATCCTTTATCATGCCACCTTCGGGGAAGATCACCACCTTGCAACCGCGCAGGATCTCGGCGGCGAGAAAGGCCAGCACGCCCTCCATGTTGTTGGGAACACCGCCGATCGATGTGAGGAAACGGGTGAATCCGGGGCTGCCGCTGAACAGTTCGCTGCTTGCCAGCGTGCGGCAGTAGCGGCCGGTCGAGCGGTATGTCAGGTAGGCGGGGATGATGGTCTCGAAGCGGGCGAAATGATTGAAGACGAAAATGTCGCCTTCCGACAGTTGTTCGCCAGCGGCAATCGTCGCGTCCGTATCGAACGTTCCGGCCGGATGCAGCTTGATGTTGATGCCCAGATGCTTTTCGACCAGCGAGAAGGCGCCTACGCAGCGCTGGTAGGTGGCCTTGTCGATGGCGATGTCCTCGCCGCTCAGGATGCGGCCTGCCCGCTTCTCTTCGATCGTCCTACTCCCCCGGCGACATCATGAACACCAGGCCGGAATGGCGGTGCGAGCTTCGCCGACAGATCCAGATCCGATCATAACGGAAAATGGTTAACGTGATCTGATCGTCAGGCGATTGACGACGCTCCCTCTGTCGATGTCTTTATGTTAACCTCGTGGCAAGTATATCAGTGCAATAAATTCACCTATGGTACTGTCGATCGATGTAACCGCGGAGCCAGGCCATGTCGCTGGGTGAAAGTCTGGATCAGGGAGACTGGGTGCAAGGTGTAAGCGAATGCATCCACGAACCCCTCGCGCGGGCCGTGCAACGCTTTGCCGACCAGACGGCCATCGATTTCCTCGGTCGCCAGACGACATGGCGGCAACTCGACGAACAGGTGGGGAAGATTGCCCGCGGGCTGGCGGCCATCGGCGTCCGCAAGGGCAGTCGGGTGGCGCTGATGCTGCCCAATTCTCCCTACTACGTGATAAGCTACCATGCCGTCGCCCGGCTGGGTGCGATCGTGGTCAACCTCAACCCGCTCTATGCGCCGGGCGAGGTTCGGGCCCTGATCGCCGACAGCGGCGCGACCGTGGCCATTACCATGGACCTCAAGCTGATGCTGCCGAAGATCCTGGAATGCGTCGGCGAGGGCGGGCTGGAGCGGGTCGTGGTCTGCTCGATGACCGATGCGCTGCCGCGCTCGACAGGGCTGCTGTTCCAGCTCTTCAGGCGCTCGGAGCTGGCATCCCTGCCGGACGGCAGGGTGGCGCTGTCATGGGACCGCGTGCTTGACCTTGGCGAGGATGCCGCACTGCCGGCGGTAACGATCGATCCCATGACCGATCTGGCCGTGCTGCAATATACCGGCGGTACGACCGGTCTGCCCAAGGGGGCGATGCTGACCCATGCCAATGTCGTGACCAATGCGGCGCAGGTGGCGTATTGGTACACCGGGCATGAGCCCGGCATGGACCGGATGCTCGGCGTGCTGCCGCTGTTCCATGTGTTTGCCATGACGGTGGTGATGAACATGGCCGTGCAGCTCGGGGCGACGATGATCCTGCTGCCGCGGTTCAAGCTGTCGCAGGTGCTCGACGTCATCGAGCGCAAGAAACCCACCATCTTCCCCGTGGTTCCTTCCCTGCTCAACACCATCAACAATGAGCCCGGGATCGGGAGCCGCAACCTGTCGTCGCTCAGGTTCTGCATCTCCGGCGGCGCGCCCCTGCCGGTGGAGGTGAAGGAGAGTTTCGAACGCCGGACCGGCAGCGTGGTGGTCGAGGGATATGGCCTGTCCGAGGTGTCCCCGGTGGTCACCTGCAACCCGACGACCGGCCCGAACAAGCCGGGATCCATCGGCCTGCCGATGCCGGGCACCACCGTGAGCCTGCGCGACCCGGACAATCCCGCTGTCGAGGTCGGCAGGGGCGAGCCCGGCGAGATCTGCGTCAGGGGCCCCGCCGTCATGCGCGGCTACTGGCGCAACGGCGAGGCCACGCGGGCGACCTTCGTCGATGGCTGGCTGCGGACGGGCGACATAGGCCGCATGGACGAGGACGGCTACCTGTTTCTCATCGACCGCATCAAGGACCTGATCCTCGTCAACGGATACAACGTCTATCCGCGGGTGGTCGAGGATGCCCTCTACGCGCACGAGGCAGTCGAGGAGGCCATCGTGATCGGCGTTCCCGACGACGAGCACGGCGAATTGCCCAAGGCCTTCGTCAAGCTGCGCGAGGGAGCCCAGCTCGACCCCGGCGAGTTGCGTGCCTTTCTCTCGGCGCGATTGTCGCCGATGGAACGTCCTTGCGAGATCGAGATCCGGAACGAACTGCCCAAGACGATGATCGGCAAGCTGTCGAAGAAGGAACTCGTGGCAGAGGAACGTGCGAAGAGGGAGACTGCCGGCGCATGATCATTGAACGCCACTGACGATGATCTCTATTCCAAAATTGTATCGCATGGATAATCATGCAACTTACAGTTATATCCAGGTGAAGGAATCCCGATGACCCGATCCGCCGTGATTGCCGCTTTCGCCCGCTCGCCGTTCCAGCCGGCCAATCGGGGTCTGTTCACCCGGACCCGTCCCGATGACCTGCTCGCGGCAACGCTTGCCGGACTGGTGGAGCGCTCGGGCGTGGACAGCACCCTGGTCGAGGACCTGATCGTCGGCTGCGCCTTCCCGGAGGCCGAGCAGGGCTTCAACATCGCGCGTCTGGCGGGCTTTCTGGCCGGTCTGCCGCAATCGGTGGCGGCCATGACGCTCAACCGCTTCTGCGGGTCGTCGATGCAGTCGATCCACATTGCGGCCGGTGCTGTCGCCATGAATGCCGGCGACGTTTTCCTTTGTGCCGGTGTGGAAAGCATGACCCGGGTTCCCATTCCTGGCTTCAACCCGATGCCCAATCCCGGGCTCGCCGCAAAAATGCCGGCGGCCTACATGAGCATGGGCGAGACGGCGGAGAACGTTGCGCGGAAATACGGTATCGACCGCAAGCGGCAGGAGATCTTCGCCATCGAGAGCCAGTCCCGCGCAGCAGCCGCCCGCGCGGCCGGGAAGTTCGCCGACGAGATCATACCGCTGGATGGGGTAACCGAGGATGGCTGCATCCGCGCCGACACCGACGGGGCGGCCCTCGCCGGGCTCGAACCGGCCTTCCTCAAGGGGGGAACGGTGACGGCGGGCACCTCTTCGCCACTCACGGATGGTGCTGCCGCGGTACTGGTGACCAGTGAGGATTATGCCCGCGAGCGCGGATTTTCCCCGCTCGTGCGCATCCGTTCGGTGGCCGTCGCCGGATGTGCGCCGGAGATCATGGGCATGGGGCCGGTCGCGGCCAGCCGCAAGGCGCTGGAGCGCGCCGGATTGACCATGGCCGACATCGATATCGTCGAGATCAACGAGGCCTTCGCCTCGCAGTCGCTGGCCTGCATCGACGAACTGGGCATCGATCCCGCAAAGGCGAATATCGACGGTGGTGCAATAGCGCTCGGCCATCCGCTGGGTGCCACCGGTGCCCGGATCACCGGAAAGGCCGCGTCATTGCTTATGCGGGAGGGCAAGTCGCTGGCTCTGGCCACCCAGTGCATCGGCGGTGGGCAGGGTATTGCCACCGTCCTTGAGGCTGTCTGAGATGGACGGGCTCGACATGCGCAAGGTCGCCGTGCTGGGTGCGGGCGTCATGGGTGCGCAGATTGCCGCTCATTGCGCCAATGCCGGTCTCGATGTACTGCTGTTCGACATCGTGCCCGAGGGAGCGGCCGATCGCGATGCGGTTGCCAGATCGGCCATCGCGAAGCTCCTGAAGGCCGATCCGGCCCCGTTCATGAGCAGGCGTTTCGCCCGGCGGATCACACCCTGCAATCTTGAGGACCATCTCGACCGGTTGCGCGATTGCGACTGGGTGGTCGAGGCCGTGATCGAGAGGCTCGACGTCAAGCACGGCCTCTACCGGAGGCTGGAACCCGTCCTGCGCGACGATGCGATCCTCTCCTCCAATACCTCGACCCTGCCACGGGCGATGCTTGTCGACGGCATGGGGCAGGACCTCCGCTCGCGTTTCCTGATCACCCACTTCTTCAATCCGCCGCGCTACATGCGGCTTCTGGAAGTGCTGGGAGGGACGGAAGTCCCGGGGCAACGGGTCGAGGAGTTCCGCAGCTTCGCCGAGACGCGGCTGGGCAAGAATACGGTCATGTGCAGGGACACGCCCGGTTTCATCGCCAACCGCATCGGCACATTCTGGATCCAGGCGGCCATCGCCGGTGCGCTCGATCACGGCCTTTCGGTCGTCGAGGCCGATGCGGTCATGGGGCGGCCCTTCGGCTTTCCGAAGACGGGCGTGTTCGGGCTGGTCGATCTCGTCGGCGTCGATCTCATTCCCTATGTCGACGGGAGCCTCGCCGCAGCCCTGCCCGAGGGCGACTTCTACCACCGCATCCGGCGCGACATGCCACTCGTGCAAAAGATGATCGCCGAAGGATACACGGGCCGGAAGGGCAAGGGGGGATTCTACAGGCTCAATCGGGAACATGGCGGAAAGGTCAAGGAAGCCATCGATCTCGGAACCGGGACCTACTCCAGGGCGGGAAAGCCGGCCCTGGCATCGATCGAGGCTGCCCGTTCCGGCGGAGCGGCGGCACTCATCGCCGCCGGCGACCGGGGTTCGCGCTATGCCGCCGATGTCATGGGCAAGGTGCTTGCCTATGCGGCCACCATCGCCTTCGATATCGCCGATGATATCGCCTCCATCGATGAGGCGATGCGGCTCGGCTACAACTGGAAGAAGGGGCCGTTCGAACTGATCGACCAGATCGGCGCAGGACCCCTGTCATCCATGCTGCGGGAGGCGGGGCTCCCCGTTCCGCCCCTGTTGTCGAAGGCTGTCGAAGCAGGAGGATTTTATGCCGCATCCGGTGACGGGTTGCTCCAGCTTGCCGCCGACGGTTCGCGGCAGCCGCTGAAACGCCGTCCGGGCGTGACGCTGCTGGCCGACGTCAAGCGAGGCTCGAAGGCGCTCATGAAGAACGGGTCGGCCTCCTTGTGGGATCTGGGAGACGGTGTGTTCTGTTTCGAGGTTCACACCAAGCTCAACACCATCGACAAGGACGTGATCGAGCTGCTGGCCCGCTCGACGGCGTTCACGGCCGAAAATGGCAAGGCGATGGTGATCTACAACGAGGGAAGCCAGTTCTCTGCCGGCGCCAATCTCGGGCTGGCACTGTTCGTCGCCAATCTCGGTCTCTGGCAGCCCATCGACGACCTGGTCGACGGCGGGCAGAAGGCCGTCCGTGGCCTGAAATACGCGCCATTCCCCGTGGTTTCGGCACCCTCCGGACTGGCGCTGGGCGGCGGTTGCGAGTTCTGCCTCGCCGCGGACGCGATCGTGGCCCATGCCGAGACCTATATCGGCCTCGTCGAGACGGGGGTGGGCCTTGTCC
Proteins encoded in this region:
- a CDS encoding PLP-dependent aminotransferase family protein, whose translation is MDFESFFAAGTPAAAPRWSGFPRYNFTGGHNAAEAVPVEWLAQAAADSIREEGHKLATYNMDTGPLGHRGLRDFVAGKLRHQRGIAATADDVLVTTGSLQGLDLVNALLLDPGDVVIMEEFSYSGAINKVRKCGGEVVGVPLDGDGVPPEALAEAIDRIRADGKRLKYVYLMPTIQNPTGSVMPEQRRSEIISICNKAGALLVEDECYADLVWEGEWPTSLRGMPGGEDVIHIGSFSKSIAPALRLGYINAPQAVLSRLVALKGDGGTPALSQMVVARMADRFDDHVRALKQRLSAKLALMRETVAREFGTAAETADPKGGIFLWLQLPPEVDTSQLAMAAAAAGVAINPGAEWSVDPQSGIHSLRLCFAHAGEDEIREGVTELARICHRDFGIPRHGANRTR
- a CDS encoding glutathione S-transferase family protein — its product is MLKLIGMPQARTLRVMWVLEELGLDYELVPARPHSEAICAVNPSGKVPALLVDGTVLLESVAICQFLADRAGQLTFPAGTIERARQDGFTQFIVDNIEGALWNAGKHSFILPEDKRVAALKPVLKWEFDRAMDTLGQMLGEGPYLMGETFTIPDVLMGHAASWARMAKFDLPDGRVGDYIRRIEHRPAVERLRARMAQAEAG
- a CDS encoding alpha/beta fold hydrolase, yielding MLAFLAAEILRGCKVVIFPEGGMIKDRRVRADDGELRIVSPSTGEERKHHTGAAAVALVLEIFKERIRSVSRQGENERLQRWADALRLESVEVLVARASRPTRIVPANITFHPIRADENILTRGANLLFRGLALNVKEELLIEGNILLRDTDMDIRLAEAVSPDIRWSWWERQLLAWSFSQIESLDHLFDINASPNKLIDRLASTLVHHNIRRLRDHCMIEMYRHTTVNMAHLASTMLYALLDEGRTEIGLPSFRQMLHSIIKQAQTMPDVALHRGLLDPEAYENIMTGGARDLERLIDSARVNDLIRIDDDTLHILPRMRELDPDAPVRLSHAVRVYANELAPIDKVCAIIKDAARNLPIPNRTEMADIILDDEIRAFEWSKRRFAKPRYAEINDAETATANAAPYLLRPESPHPTGVVLIHGFLSSPAELVDYGRKLAAAGHVVVGARLRGHGTSPHDLKSRHYGEWLHSVRQAIRIVSGHVDHFVLAGFSMGGAIALRIAAEEPCGLEGVISVAAPLRLRQKTLHLAPALHGVNQLSTWAASMEGVMPFIASDTAQPGINYQNIPVRSLIELRNVIREAYREARKVKVPALIIQGTHDPVVDPKSAELYRERLASRDSQLHWIDSDRHGLVLFDVGDTRRLMTDFIQSRRAAEPDEERIAGHPAALPVHAR
- a CDS encoding long-chain fatty acid--CoA ligase is translated as MSLGESLDQGDWVQGVSECIHEPLARAVQRFADQTAIDFLGRQTTWRQLDEQVGKIARGLAAIGVRKGSRVALMLPNSPYYVISYHAVARLGAIVVNLNPLYAPGEVRALIADSGATVAITMDLKLMLPKILECVGEGGLERVVVCSMTDALPRSTGLLFQLFRRSELASLPDGRVALSWDRVLDLGEDAALPAVTIDPMTDLAVLQYTGGTTGLPKGAMLTHANVVTNAAQVAYWYTGHEPGMDRMLGVLPLFHVFAMTVVMNMAVQLGATMILLPRFKLSQVLDVIERKKPTIFPVVPSLLNTINNEPGIGSRNLSSLRFCISGGAPLPVEVKESFERRTGSVVVEGYGLSEVSPVVTCNPTTGPNKPGSIGLPMPGTTVSLRDPDNPAVEVGRGEPGEICVRGPAVMRGYWRNGEATRATFVDGWLRTGDIGRMDEDGYLFLIDRIKDLILVNGYNVYPRVVEDALYAHEAVEEAIVIGVPDDEHGELPKAFVKLREGAQLDPGELRAFLSARLSPMERPCEIEIRNELPKTMIGKLSKKELVAEERAKRETAGA
- a CDS encoding thiolase family protein, producing MTRSAVIAAFARSPFQPANRGLFTRTRPDDLLAATLAGLVERSGVDSTLVEDLIVGCAFPEAEQGFNIARLAGFLAGLPQSVAAMTLNRFCGSSMQSIHIAAGAVAMNAGDVFLCAGVESMTRVPIPGFNPMPNPGLAAKMPAAYMSMGETAENVARKYGIDRKRQEIFAIESQSRAAAARAAGKFADEIIPLDGVTEDGCIRADTDGAALAGLEPAFLKGGTVTAGTSSPLTDGAAAVLVTSEDYARERGFSPLVRIRSVAVAGCAPEIMGMGPVAASRKALERAGLTMADIDIVEINEAFASQSLACIDELGIDPAKANIDGGAIALGHPLGATGARITGKAASLLMREGKSLALATQCIGGGQGIATVLEAV
- a CDS encoding 3-hydroxyacyl-CoA dehydrogenase; its protein translation is MDGLDMRKVAVLGAGVMGAQIAAHCANAGLDVLLFDIVPEGAADRDAVARSAIAKLLKADPAPFMSRRFARRITPCNLEDHLDRLRDCDWVVEAVIERLDVKHGLYRRLEPVLRDDAILSSNTSTLPRAMLVDGMGQDLRSRFLITHFFNPPRYMRLLEVLGGTEVPGQRVEEFRSFAETRLGKNTVMCRDTPGFIANRIGTFWIQAAIAGALDHGLSVVEADAVMGRPFGFPKTGVFGLVDLVGVDLIPYVDGSLAAALPEGDFYHRIRRDMPLVQKMIAEGYTGRKGKGGFYRLNREHGGKVKEAIDLGTGTYSRAGKPALASIEAARSGGAAALIAAGDRGSRYAADVMGKVLAYAATIAFDIADDIASIDEAMRLGYNWKKGPFELIDQIGAGPLSSMLREAGLPVPPLLSKAVEAGGFYAASGDGLLQLAADGSRQPLKRRPGVTLLADVKRGSKALMKNGSASLWDLGDGVFCFEVHTKLNTIDKDVIELLARSTAFTAENGKAMVIYNEGSQFSAGANLGLALFVANLGLWQPIDDLVDGGQKAVRGLKYAPFPVVSAPSGLALGGGCEFCLAADAIVAHAETYIGLVETGVGLVPAWGGCAELLVRLARDPARPKGPVAPMAQAFQTIGLARVAKSAFEAKELGFLAPDDTVVFHRDQLLTVARKKALELAEGYAAPEPPEYRLAGAAGQAAISMAVHDLDLKGMVTPHDHAVVAQLAQVLSGGEGTDPTVPMTEADVLALERAAFMHLVREEATLERMEHTLATGKPLRN